A single Watersipora subatra chromosome 7, tzWatSuba1.1, whole genome shotgun sequence DNA region contains:
- the LOC137400293 gene encoding putative defense protein 3 has translation MNLVWLSLIVTAVCFTYVTCHGRGATAAACANLAPKHASTRPQTTTSPYGIQIDDTDWNDFGKVSVSFTGGPVNGFLLQARKKTDDAGIGMFGSSLPNGAQLGPCKLDGADISVTHTNPDAKSNLTFSWTFPEDNAYNGEIYFQAAFAKDHDTYWTNVVSSPIVRVSNLTTAAPVETTTHKELVTTTQKLPETSTSAGCLATVSTFLMIIMAVTLQAIAQS, from the exons ATGAATCTT GTATGGTTATCACTGATTGTAACAGCTGTGTGTTTTACCTATGTGACATGCCATGGACGCGGTGCTACTGCTGCAGCTTGTGCAAATTTAGCACCCAAACACGCGAGTACTAGGCCCCAGACTACTACATCACCCTATGGTATTCAAATAGATGATACAGATTGGAATGACTTTGGAAAAGTGTCAG TTTCCTTTACTGGTGGACCTGTCAACGGCTTCCTGCTGCAGGCGAGAAAAAAGACAGATGATGCAGGAATTGGAATGTTTGGTTCATCCCTGCCTAATGGTGCTCAACTTGGACCATGCAAGCTGGA TGGAGCTGACATTTCGGTGACCCACACAAATCCTGATGCTAAATCCAATTTAACCTTCTCTTGGACATTCCCAGAAGATAATGCTTATAATGGAGAAATTTATTTTCA GGCTGCATTTGCTAAAGATCACGACACCTACTGGACCAATGTAGTGTCCTCACCCATTGTCCGAG TGTCAAACTTGACGACGGCTGCTCCGGTGGAGACAACTACTCATAAGGAGCTGGTGACAACTACTCAAAAGCTTCCTGAGACTAGCACTTCAGCCGGTTGCCTAGCAACTGTCAGTACCTTTTTAATGATCATAATGGCTGTCACCCTTCAAGCAATTGCGCAATCATAA
- the LOC137400182 gene encoding putative defense protein isoform X2 — translation MIYVLTLLAVCLACTAGYPTGAPVLACAHLAPIHLNTTAQTSTCPYTIEIDSSEWESRGTMKVIITGNDFAGFLLQGKQVDTGNGIGMFDLHTLPAGSQNGPCSKESVYSSVTHTNDAEKGPLTFMWSIPANTAYTGGVYIQGAIAQSHNIYWVNVTSKTLMIADKNATTPEVNTTTTAHPETTNTNMMTTTQDGNKTTTDMNTTTGMTTTAGMTTTAGMTTTAGMTTTRQKTESTTADLRTTSAGSSAIVSVSLLCIAVSILRLIQ, via the exons ATGATATAT GTGTTGACACTCCTAGCTGTGTGCTTGGCATGCACTGCTGGTTATCCAACCGGAGCGCCGGTGCTAGCATGCGCTCATCTTGCTCCTATACATCTCAATACCACTGCTCAAACCTCAACTTGTCCTTACACTATTGAAATTGATTCCTCGGAATGGGAGTCGAGGGGTACCATGAAAG TTATAATAACAGGTAATGATTTCGCCGGATTTCTTCTGCAAGGAAAACAAGTAGATACAGGCAATGGAATTGGAATGTTTGACCTTCATACGCTGCCTGCTGGTTCACAAAATGGGCCCTGCTCCAAAGA GTCTGTTTACTCATCTGTTACACATACAAATGATGCTGAGAAAGGACCTTTGACCTTCATGTGGTCCATACCTGCCAATACAGCCTACACTGGTGGTGTATACATTCA AGGAGCTATTGCGCAATCCCACAACATCTATTGGGTAAATGTAACTTCCAAAACCTTGATGATAG CTGATAAAAATGCAACTACCCCTGAAGTAAACACCACCACAACTGCCCACCCTGAGACGACAAATACCAATATGATGACAACAACTCAGGATGGAAATAAAACCACTACAGATATGAACACCACCACAGGTATGACAACCACAGCAG GTATGACAACCACAGCAGGTATGACAACCACAGCAGGTATGACAACCACTCGACAAAAGACAGAGAGCACTACTGCTGATCTGCGCACAACATCTGCTGGAAGTTCAGCAATCGTCAGCGTTTCACTGCTGTGTATTGCTGTCAGCATCCTGCGCTTGATTCAATGA
- the LOC137400182 gene encoding putative defense protein 3 isoform X1, whose amino-acid sequence MIYVLTLLAVCLACTAGYPTGAPVLACAHLAPIHLNTTAQTSTCPYTIEIDSSEWESRGTMKVIITGNDFAGFLLQGKQVDTGNGIGMFDLHTLPAGSQNGPCSKESVYSSVTHTNDAEKGPLTFMWSIPANTAYTGGVYIQGAIAQSHNIYWVNVTSKTLMIADKNATTPEVNTTTTAHPETTNTNMMTTTQDGNKTTTDMNTTTGMTTTAGMTTTAGMTTTAGMTTTAGMTTTAGMTTTRQKTESTTADLRTTSAGSSAIVSVSLLCIAVSILRLIQ is encoded by the exons ATGATATAT GTGTTGACACTCCTAGCTGTGTGCTTGGCATGCACTGCTGGTTATCCAACCGGAGCGCCGGTGCTAGCATGCGCTCATCTTGCTCCTATACATCTCAATACCACTGCTCAAACCTCAACTTGTCCTTACACTATTGAAATTGATTCCTCGGAATGGGAGTCGAGGGGTACCATGAAAG TTATAATAACAGGTAATGATTTCGCCGGATTTCTTCTGCAAGGAAAACAAGTAGATACAGGCAATGGAATTGGAATGTTTGACCTTCATACGCTGCCTGCTGGTTCACAAAATGGGCCCTGCTCCAAAGA GTCTGTTTACTCATCTGTTACACATACAAATGATGCTGAGAAAGGACCTTTGACCTTCATGTGGTCCATACCTGCCAATACAGCCTACACTGGTGGTGTATACATTCA AGGAGCTATTGCGCAATCCCACAACATCTATTGGGTAAATGTAACTTCCAAAACCTTGATGATAG CTGATAAAAATGCAACTACCCCTGAAGTAAACACCACCACAACTGCCCACCCTGAGACGACAAATACCAATATGATGACAACAACTCAGGATGGAAATAAAACCACTACAGATATGAACACCACCACAGGTATGACAACCACAGCAGGTATGACAACCACAGCAGGTATGACAACCACCGCAGGTATGACAACCACAGCAGGTATGACAACCACAGCAGGTATGACAACCACTCGACAAAAGACAGAGAGCACTACTGCTGATCTGCGCACAACATCTGCTGGAAGTTCAGCAATCGTCAGCGTTTCACTGCTGTGTATTGCTGTCAGCATCCTGCGCTTGATTCAATGA